A stretch of [Clostridium] scindens DNA encodes these proteins:
- the mraY gene encoding phospho-N-acetylmuramoyl-pentapeptide-transferase, with protein sequence MDYKVFIPVLISFALCVIMGPVIIPILRRLKMGQTEREDGVKSHLKKAGTPTMGGVIILLSIVITSVFYIKDYPKILPILFVTLGFGLIGFLDDYLKVVMRRSDGLYPKQKMALQIVVTAIFAFYILKFTDVSLAMLLPFSGGKYLNIGWLAVPVMFIAVIGTVNGVNFTDGLDGLASSVTVLVATFFTVVAIGTKSGISPITCAVVGALLGFLLFNVYPASVFMGDTGSLALGGFVASTAYMLQMPIFIIIVGLVYLVEVASVMIQVTYFKKTGGKRFFKMAPIHHHFELCGWSETKVVAVFSIITAILCLIALMAM encoded by the coding sequence ATGGATTATAAAGTATTTATACCAGTGTTGATATCCTTTGCATTGTGCGTAATTATGGGGCCGGTGATCATACCGATATTAAGAAGGCTGAAAATGGGCCAGACAGAGCGGGAAGACGGCGTGAAGTCCCATCTTAAGAAGGCAGGGACGCCTACCATGGGAGGCGTCATCATACTCCTGAGTATTGTGATTACTTCTGTGTTCTACATCAAGGATTATCCAAAGATCCTTCCTATATTATTTGTAACCTTGGGATTTGGCCTGATTGGCTTTTTGGATGATTACCTGAAAGTAGTGATGAGGCGTTCGGACGGACTGTACCCGAAGCAGAAGATGGCCCTGCAGATTGTTGTTACCGCTATCTTTGCATTCTATATCCTGAAATTTACGGATGTATCCCTTGCGATGCTGCTTCCGTTTTCCGGCGGAAAATATCTGAATATAGGCTGGCTTGCAGTTCCGGTCATGTTCATTGCGGTAATCGGAACCGTAAACGGCGTAAACTTTACGGACGGCCTGGATGGCCTTGCTTCCAGCGTAACCGTGCTGGTAGCCACATTCTTCACGGTGGTTGCGATCGGAACCAAGAGCGGCATCTCGCCAATCACGTGCGCGGTAGTAGGAGCGCTTCTTGGCTTCCTGCTGTTTAATGTATATCCGGCCAGCGTGTTCATGGGAGATACAGGCTCCCTGGCATTGGGAGGATTCGTGGCATCCACGGCATATATGCTGCAGATGCCCATATTTATCATTATTGTAGGCCTGGTGTATCTGGTGGAAGTGGCGTCTGTCATGATCCAGGTGACATATTTTAAAAAGACCGGCGGCAAGAGGTTCTTTAAGATGGCGCCGATACATCATCATTTTGAACTGTGCGGATGGTCTGAGACAAAGGTAGTGGCAGTATTTTCTATTATTACGGCAATCCTGTGCCTGATTGCATTAATGGCTATGTAG
- a CDS encoding ABC transporter substrate-binding protein, whose protein sequence is MMKAKHARRMAAGMACILLCGGCAGKKEEADVYIDENEPDVVISLFTQGEEISEAINDCCSEVINPKSQGNIILYSDYANYYAEEGLSYRELLLKRMESGQSDDLYIIPAEDVLEFDQKGFIYDLSDLDCIDNLSEDALCQSIYNDKVFSVPLSYTGFGLIWNVDMLRQNGLEVPGNLEEFYTVCETLKGNGILPYGANKDFGLSVPAMCAGLGPVYQDPKSEELVKQLASGKTPISTYMRDGFEFLQTMVDKGYLDLDQALNTLPSSEEEAAFFAEGKCAFISSLCREKAFRDDYAFEVEMTALPVLPKGAVCVVGADQRVAVNPNSEHLKEALTIVENLCTPETLNEFAKKLGKISSAQGNQASTLPQADSFVSCVAKGGQIPNQDFTLHFNTWNTIKELCLELYQGASVDDVCSKYDALQAEEIALYGNE, encoded by the coding sequence ATGATGAAAGCAAAGCATGCAAGACGGATGGCAGCAGGCATGGCCTGCATTCTTCTATGTGGAGGATGTGCAGGCAAAAAAGAGGAGGCGGATGTCTATATCGATGAGAACGAGCCGGATGTGGTAATCTCTTTATTTACCCAAGGGGAAGAGATATCGGAAGCTATTAATGATTGCTGCAGCGAGGTGATCAATCCCAAAAGCCAGGGCAATATTATCCTGTACAGCGATTATGCAAATTATTATGCGGAGGAAGGCTTGTCTTACAGGGAACTTTTGCTGAAGCGGATGGAAAGCGGGCAGTCAGACGACTTGTACATCATCCCGGCGGAGGATGTGCTGGAGTTTGACCAGAAAGGCTTTATCTATGACCTGTCCGATCTGGATTGTATTGACAATCTTTCAGAAGATGCATTATGCCAGAGCATATATAATGATAAAGTCTTCTCGGTCCCGCTGTCTTACACGGGCTTTGGACTGATCTGGAACGTGGATATGCTACGCCAGAATGGATTAGAGGTGCCGGGAAATCTTGAAGAGTTCTATACAGTCTGCGAGACGCTGAAAGGCAATGGCATTCTTCCTTATGGGGCCAATAAGGATTTTGGACTCAGTGTTCCTGCTATGTGCGCGGGCCTGGGACCAGTGTACCAGGATCCAAAGAGCGAGGAACTGGTAAAACAGCTGGCAAGCGGCAAGACGCCTATCAGCACTTATATGAGGGACGGGTTCGAATTTCTTCAGACCATGGTTGATAAAGGATATCTGGATCTGGATCAAGCCTTGAATACGCTGCCAAGCAGTGAGGAGGAAGCGGCATTTTTTGCCGAAGGGAAATGTGCGTTCATCAGTTCGCTATGCCGCGAAAAAGCCTTTCGAGATGACTATGCCTTTGAGGTTGAGATGACTGCTCTTCCTGTACTTCCCAAGGGGGCTGTATGCGTTGTGGGAGCAGATCAGAGGGTGGCGGTGAATCCCAACTCGGAGCACTTAAAAGAAGCTTTGACCATAGTGGAAAACCTTTGTACGCCGGAGACACTGAATGAATTTGCCAAAAAACTGGGGAAGATTTCCTCCGCCCAAGGAAATCAAGCCTCAACGCTGCCTCAGGCGGACAGTTTTGTATCCTGCGTGGCAAAAGGCGGGCAGATACCCAACCAGGATTTTACGCTTCATTTTAACACCTGGAACACCATCAAGGAACTGTGCCTGGAACTGTACCAGGGCGCAAGTGTAGATGACGTGTGCAGCAAATATGACGCGCTCCAGGCAGAAGAAATCGCGTTGTATGGCAACGAGTAA
- a CDS encoding FtsW/RodA/SpoVE family cell cycle protein, translating into MARKKETRKKRTNTVSYFDYSLLAVLIFLSCFGLVMLYSTSAYSALVSYGDSMHYFKRQILFCIVGFIGMYIVMKIDYHVYIKWAKPIYFFSVFMMLLVKTPLGKEVNGAKRWIKLPFDQQLQPSEIAKIAVILFIPVLICKMGKEIKTLRGIGQVLLWGGFSAACVLFLTDNLSTAIIVMGISCIMVFVVHPKTKPFIAIVIAGLAVILVGVKILGMALATSENFRLRRILVWLNPEDHASEGGYQIMQALYAIGSGGFFGKGLGNSAQKMIIPEVQNDMILSIICEELGVFGAIIVLVLFGMLLFRLLFIAQNAPDLYGSLIVTGIFAHIALQVVLNVAVVINLIPTTGITLPFISYGGTSILFLMAEMGIALGVSQRIKISE; encoded by the coding sequence ATGGCTAGAAAAAAAGAAACAAGAAAAAAGCGAACAAATACCGTCAGTTATTTTGACTATAGCTTGCTGGCCGTGCTGATATTCCTGTCCTGCTTTGGCCTGGTGATGCTGTATAGCACAAGCGCCTACAGCGCTTTGGTAAGCTATGGGGACAGCATGCATTATTTTAAGCGGCAGATCCTGTTCTGCATCGTTGGATTTATCGGCATGTATATCGTTATGAAGATCGACTATCATGTCTATATTAAATGGGCAAAGCCGATTTATTTCTTCTCCGTATTCATGATGCTTCTGGTAAAGACGCCTCTCGGGAAAGAAGTAAATGGCGCCAAGCGATGGATCAAGCTTCCATTTGACCAGCAGCTGCAGCCATCGGAGATTGCGAAGATTGCAGTGATTCTGTTCATACCGGTGCTGATCTGCAAGATGGGCAAGGAGATAAAGACGCTAAGAGGTATTGGACAGGTTCTCCTGTGGGGCGGCTTCTCTGCAGCCTGCGTTCTTTTTCTTACAGATAACCTAAGTACTGCCATTATCGTTATGGGAATCTCATGCATCATGGTATTCGTCGTGCATCCAAAGACGAAGCCCTTTATTGCCATCGTTATTGCCGGACTGGCAGTGATTCTGGTAGGAGTGAAGATACTGGGAATGGCGCTTGCAACCAGCGAGAACTTCCGTCTGCGAAGAATTCTGGTATGGCTGAATCCGGAAGACCATGCCTCAGAGGGTGGATACCAGATCATGCAGGCTCTCTATGCCATTGGTTCCGGAGGATTCTTTGGAAAGGGACTGGGCAACAGCGCGCAGAAGATGATCATTCCTGAAGTGCAGAATGATATGATTCTTTCTATTATATGTGAGGAACTGGGCGTGTTTGGAGCGATCATCGTCCTGGTGCTATTCGGAATGCTGCTGTTTCGGCTTCTGTTTATTGCCCAGAATGCGCCGGACCTTTATGGATCCTTGATCGTAACAGGAATTTTTGCCCATATCGCCCTCCAGGTAGTATTGAATGTGGCAGTTGTCATCAATCTGATTCCTACGACGGGAATCACGCTTCCGTTTATCAGTTACGGAGGAACCTCGATTCTGTTTCTGATGGCGGAGATGGGGATTGCGCTGGGGGTATCGCAGAGAATCAAAATCAGCGAATAA
- a CDS encoding DegV family protein: MSYKIIVDSCGELTEDMKASGYFETASLEIDVAGRHIIDDESFDQAGFLKLVASSPECPKSSCPSPERYMQGYCCDADHVYAVTLSAELSGSYNSAMLGKNLYHEEHGEKDIYVFNSRSASVGETLIAMKIAECEEKGMEFQDIVDEVEAYIAQQDTYFVLETLETLRKNGRLTGLKAIVATALNIKPVMGATADGVIKQLGQARGVKKALMKMADHVVENLKNSKDKILAISHCNCPDRAEYVKEMLMAKAQFRDVVILDTAGISSMYASDGGIIVVV; encoded by the coding sequence ATGAGTTATAAGATCATTGTTGACAGTTGTGGAGAATTGACAGAAGATATGAAGGCGTCCGGGTATTTTGAGACGGCATCATTAGAGATAGATGTAGCAGGACGTCATATTATTGATGACGAGTCATTTGACCAGGCGGGCTTTCTGAAACTGGTGGCATCATCGCCGGAATGTCCCAAGTCATCCTGCCCATCTCCGGAAAGATATATGCAAGGGTACTGCTGTGATGCGGATCATGTATACGCGGTAACCTTATCGGCAGAATTAAGCGGTTCTTACAATAGCGCCATGCTGGGGAAGAATCTGTATCATGAAGAGCATGGAGAAAAAGATATCTATGTGTTTAACTCACGGTCCGCATCAGTGGGAGAGACTTTGATAGCCATGAAGATTGCCGAGTGCGAGGAAAAAGGCATGGAGTTTCAGGATATCGTAGACGAAGTGGAAGCATATATCGCCCAGCAGGACACATATTTTGTACTGGAGACTCTGGAGACGCTAAGAAAGAACGGACGGCTTACAGGCCTTAAGGCAATCGTGGCCACGGCGCTAAACATCAAGCCGGTTATGGGCGCTACTGCGGATGGAGTGATCAAGCAGCTGGGACAGGCCAGAGGAGTCAAGAAAGCGCTGATGAAGATGGCGGATCACGTGGTGGAGAATCTGAAGAATTCCAAGGATAAGATATTGGCGATTTCCCATTGCAACTGCCCGGACCGAGCGGAATATGTGAAAGAGATGCTGATGGCAAAGGCGCAGTTCAGGGATGTGGTGATCCTTGATACGGCGGGAATCAGCAGCATGTATGCATCCGATGGAGGCATAATTGTGGTTGTATAA
- a CDS encoding peptidoglycan D,D-transpeptidase FtsI family protein yields the protein MAKQTKTFFKKRFSKLMQKKLVMLFVAIVLAFVFLVGRITYINAASGDKYTKVVLDQQQYDSRTIPFKRGDIVDRNGTKMATSERVYNVILDVKVMMSDKDYIEPTIEVLKDCFGIEEDKVRELMDKSPSSRYNILQKGVDYAKAKEFEKIDKDDKKYPDVKGIWLEEDYIRTYPYSTLASDVIGFTVDGNVGSNGIEASYNSILNGTDGREYGYLDDSSSFERTVKEADNGSTVVSTIDLQVQNIVEKHILEFNDAHKNETTPGEGSKNTAVIVMNPQNGEILAEASYPNYDLNNPRDISKYYSEEELAAMSDDEKIEKLNELWNNFCISDTYEPGSTFKPFTIAAGLETGILTGDENYVCGGVLHVGDHDIHCSNRDGHGPQTLKQSLENSCNVALMEIGQSIGTEEFCRYQKLFGFGEYTGIDLPGEGSTEGLLYTPENMDAASLATNAFGQNFNVTMTQMVAAFSSLINGGDYYKPHVVKQIQDDNGNVTENRDPVLMKKTVSKETSDILKDYMLGVVQEGTGSLAAVEGYDVGGKTGTAEKLPRGNGKYLVSFIGYAPQENPEVVVYVVVDEPNVPGQASSSYATELSSKIMTEIFPYLGIEKSADAEGN from the coding sequence ATGGCAAAACAGACAAAAACTTTCTTTAAGAAAAGATTTTCCAAACTAATGCAAAAAAAGCTAGTAATGCTCTTCGTGGCAATTGTACTAGCTTTTGTTTTCTTAGTTGGCAGAATCACCTATATCAACGCAGCCAGCGGAGACAAATACACGAAGGTGGTCCTGGATCAGCAGCAGTATGACAGCCGGACCATTCCTTTTAAAAGGGGAGATATCGTGGACCGCAACGGCACGAAGATGGCAACCAGCGAAAGGGTCTATAACGTGATCCTGGATGTGAAGGTGATGATGAGCGATAAGGATTATATCGAGCCGACGATTGAAGTGCTGAAGGACTGTTTTGGAATCGAAGAAGACAAGGTGCGGGAACTGATGGATAAGAGCCCGTCCAGCAGATATAATATATTGCAGAAAGGCGTGGATTACGCCAAGGCGAAAGAATTTGAGAAAATAGACAAGGATGACAAGAAATATCCGGATGTGAAAGGAATCTGGCTGGAAGAAGATTATATCAGGACCTATCCTTACAGCACGCTTGCCAGCGATGTTATCGGCTTTACCGTCGATGGGAATGTGGGCAGCAATGGGATCGAGGCATCCTATAATTCCATCCTCAACGGAACGGATGGAAGAGAGTATGGGTATCTGGATGACAGTTCCTCCTTCGAGCGTACGGTCAAAGAGGCTGATAATGGCAGCACGGTGGTCTCTACCATTGACCTCCAGGTGCAGAATATCGTGGAAAAGCACATTCTGGAATTTAATGATGCGCACAAGAATGAGACGACTCCGGGCGAGGGAAGCAAGAACACGGCGGTTATCGTAATGAACCCTCAAAATGGGGAGATCCTTGCAGAAGCCTCCTATCCGAATTATGATTTGAACAATCCAAGGGATATATCAAAATATTACTCGGAAGAAGAACTCGCCGCAATGTCGGATGATGAAAAGATCGAAAAACTGAATGAACTGTGGAATAATTTCTGCATCAGCGATACCTACGAGCCGGGCTCTACATTCAAGCCATTTACCATTGCCGCAGGACTGGAAACCGGGATTCTGACCGGGGACGAGAATTATGTATGTGGCGGCGTGCTTCATGTAGGCGACCACGACATCCACTGTAGCAACAGGGATGGACACGGCCCGCAGACGTTGAAGCAGTCTCTTGAAAATTCCTGTAACGTTGCGCTGATGGAGATTGGCCAGAGTATTGGCACGGAAGAATTCTGCCGTTATCAGAAACTATTTGGATTTGGAGAATATACCGGGATTGACCTTCCAGGAGAAGGATCTACCGAAGGACTTCTGTATACGCCTGAGAATATGGATGCGGCCAGCCTTGCTACCAACGCATTTGGCCAGAACTTTAATGTGACGATGACCCAGATGGTGGCTGCTTTCAGCTCCCTGATCAATGGAGGGGACTATTATAAGCCGCATGTGGTAAAGCAGATACAGGATGACAACGGCAACGTAACGGAGAACCGGGATCCTGTATTGATGAAGAAGACGGTTTCCAAGGAGACCAGCGATATCCTGAAAGATTATATGCTGGGCGTTGTTCAGGAAGGTACCGGCTCCCTGGCGGCTGTAGAAGGCTATGATGTGGGCGGTAAGACAGGAACCGCTGAGAAGCTGCCCAGGGGTAACGGAAAGTATCTGGTATCTTTCATCGGATATGCACCCCAGGAAAATCCGGAGGTCGTGGTATATGTAGTCGTAGATGAGCCAAACGTGCCGGGACAGGCCTCCAGTTCCTATGCCACAGAACTGTCCTCCAAGATCATGACGGAGATCTTCCCTTATCTGGGAATAGAGAAATCAGCGGACGCTGAGGGAAATTAG
- the mraZ gene encoding division/cell wall cluster transcriptional repressor MraZ codes for MLKGEYSHNIDTKGRLIIPAKFRDDLGEHFVITKGMENCLYVYPEDEWNTFEEKLNALPTTTDKKARALAYFFIGSATDGDLDKQGRTLIPSVLRDFAKLDKEVVFIGMGKRAEIWDKARWDEKNAEVELNIEDIASDMEASGFSI; via the coding sequence ATGTTGAAAGGGGAGTACAGTCATAATATTGATACAAAAGGCAGATTGATCATTCCGGCCAAGTTTCGTGACGATTTAGGGGAGCATTTCGTCATAACAAAAGGAATGGAAAATTGCCTCTATGTATACCCGGAAGACGAATGGAACACCTTTGAAGAGAAACTTAACGCCTTACCCACGACCACAGATAAAAAAGCCCGCGCGCTTGCTTACTTCTTTATAGGGAGCGCAACCGACGGAGATCTGGATAAGCAGGGGAGAACGCTTATTCCTTCCGTTCTGAGAGATTTTGCCAAATTGGATAAAGAAGTAGTGTTCATCGGCATGGGGAAGCGTGCCGAGATTTGGGACAAAGCAAGATGGGATGAAAAGAATGCTGAAGTGGAACTTAACATTGAAGATATTGCATCTGATATGGAAGCCAGCGGATTCAGTATCTAG
- a CDS encoding peptidoglycan D,D-transpeptidase FtsI family protein produces MKNKTYNKKKIFVVFICAAAIILALVGRLVYLMVFDAQYYQKKAEALHEREREIKAARGEIVDAGGTVLATNKTVCTISVIHSQVKDPETVIRELSAALEMDEATVRARVEKVSSMERIKANVDKATGDKIRNLELEGVKVDEDFKRYYPYNELASKVLGFTGGDNQGIIGLEVKYEEYLKGINGTILTTTDARGVELDGVAEDRVEPVAGNTLQVSLDYNIQMYAQQMAEKVMEEKQADKVAILLMNPQNGEILAMVNVPEFNLNEPFTLNTEENGESMTDEKKQDALNQMWRNGCINDTYEPGSTFKIITASACLEEGVVHLDDTFSCPGYRVVEDRKIRCHKVGGHGSETFVQGIQNSCNPVFIDIGLRLGVDRFYDYFGQFGLMDMTGVDLPGEAGTIMHKKENIGLVELATMSFGQSFQITPMQMATTVSSLINGGRRVTPHFGVRVLDSKGKEVEEFRYKEKKNIVSEETSATMRMLLESVVSEGSGKNAKVEGFRIGGKTATSQTLPRSANKYISSFIGFAPADNPQVLGMCVIYNPQGVYYGGTIAAPVVGNIFENILPYLGIEKQ; encoded by the coding sequence ATGAAGAATAAAACGTATAACAAGAAAAAGATATTCGTAGTATTCATCTGCGCGGCTGCAATTATTCTGGCGCTGGTGGGGAGGCTGGTCTATCTGATGGTATTTGATGCCCAATACTACCAGAAGAAGGCGGAAGCCCTTCATGAGAGGGAGCGGGAGATCAAGGCAGCCAGAGGGGAGATCGTGGATGCGGGAGGCACCGTCCTGGCTACCAATAAGACGGTCTGCACCATCTCTGTGATCCATAGCCAGGTAAAGGATCCGGAAACCGTAATCCGGGAACTTTCCGCTGCCCTTGAGATGGACGAGGCGACGGTGAGGGCCAGGGTAGAGAAGGTGTCTTCTATGGAGCGGATCAAGGCGAATGTGGATAAGGCCACCGGGGATAAGATTCGGAACCTGGAATTGGAAGGCGTGAAGGTAGATGAAGATTTCAAACGATACTATCCTTATAACGAGCTGGCCTCCAAAGTCCTTGGATTTACCGGAGGAGATAACCAGGGAATTATCGGACTTGAGGTAAAATATGAGGAATATTTAAAGGGAATTAATGGAACGATATTGACGACAACGGATGCCAGAGGCGTGGAACTTGACGGGGTAGCGGAAGATCGGGTGGAGCCGGTGGCAGGAAATACGCTTCAGGTAAGCCTGGATTATAATATCCAGATGTATGCCCAGCAGATGGCGGAAAAGGTAATGGAAGAAAAGCAGGCAGACAAGGTGGCTATCCTGCTTATGAATCCACAGAACGGGGAGATCCTTGCCATGGTAAATGTGCCCGAATTCAACCTGAACGAGCCCTTCACCTTGAACACCGAAGAAAACGGCGAGTCCATGACGGACGAGAAGAAGCAGGATGCGCTGAATCAGATGTGGAGGAATGGATGCATCAATGATACCTACGAGCCGGGGTCCACCTTTAAGATCATCACTGCATCCGCCTGTCTGGAGGAAGGCGTGGTTCATCTGGATGATACGTTTAGCTGTCCCGGATACCGGGTGGTGGAGGACCGTAAGATCCGCTGCCACAAAGTAGGAGGGCATGGATCAGAGACTTTTGTCCAGGGCATCCAGAATTCCTGCAATCCGGTGTTTATTGATATCGGGCTGAGGCTGGGCGTGGATCGGTTCTACGACTATTTCGGGCAGTTCGGCCTGATGGATATGACGGGCGTAGACCTTCCGGGCGAGGCGGGCACGATCATGCATAAGAAGGAGAATATAGGGCTTGTGGAACTGGCGACGATGAGTTTTGGCCAGTCCTTCCAGATTACGCCGATGCAGATGGCAACGACGGTCAGTTCCTTGATCAACGGAGGAAGAAGAGTGACGCCCCACTTCGGAGTAAGAGTCCTGGATTCGAAAGGAAAAGAAGTAGAAGAATTTCGCTACAAGGAAAAGAAGAATATCGTATCAGAAGAGACTTCCGCTACTATGCGCATGCTTCTGGAGAGCGTAGTATCCGAAGGCTCCGGAAAAAACGCCAAGGTGGAAGGCTTCCGGATCGGAGGAAAGACAGCAACCTCCCAGACACTGCCGCGAAGCGCCAATAAATATATCTCTTCGTTCATTGGGTTTGCACCGGCGGATAACCCGCAGGTGCTGGGGATGTGCGTCATATATAATCCGCAGGGAGTCTATTATGGCGGGACGATCGCAGCGCCTGTCGTAGGGAATATATTTGAGAATATATTGCCCTATCTTGGCATTGAAAAACAATAG
- the rsmH gene encoding 16S rRNA (cytosine(1402)-N(4))-methyltransferase RsmH, giving the protein MEFEHKSVLLDETINGLNIRPDGIYVDGTLGGGGHAYEVCTCLGTKGSIIGIDQDAAAIEAAGARLKDFGEKVTIVRSNYCDMKSRLHELGIDKVDGIILDLGVSSYQLDTAERGFSYREDAPLDMRMDTRQKMTARDIVNDYSEMDLYRVIRDYGEDKFAKNIAKHIVAQRGKGPIETTGQLTEIIRGAIPMKYQKKSGHPAKRTFQAIRIELNRELEVLRDTLDDMIELLNPGGRLCIITFHSLEDRIVKSAFKKNENPCTCPPDFPVCVCGNVSKGSIVTRKPILPSEEEMEANSRSKSAKLRIFERR; this is encoded by the coding sequence ATGGAATTCGAACACAAGTCAGTATTACTGGATGAGACAATCAATGGATTAAACATCAGGCCGGATGGCATCTATGTAGATGGGACGCTTGGTGGAGGCGGACATGCCTATGAAGTATGCACATGCCTCGGAACAAAGGGGAGTATTATAGGAATAGACCAGGACGCAGCGGCCATCGAGGCTGCAGGCGCCCGCTTAAAAGACTTCGGGGAGAAAGTCACCATAGTCAGGAGCAACTATTGTGATATGAAGTCGCGGCTCCATGAATTGGGAATTGACAAGGTCGACGGAATCATCCTGGATCTGGGCGTATCATCTTATCAATTGGATACGGCAGAACGTGGATTTTCCTATCGAGAAGATGCGCCTCTGGACATGCGGATGGATACACGTCAGAAGATGACAGCCAGGGACATCGTCAATGACTACAGCGAGATGGACCTTTACCGTGTGATCAGAGATTATGGGGAGGATAAGTTTGCCAAGAACATTGCCAAGCATATCGTAGCCCAGCGCGGCAAAGGTCCCATCGAGACGACAGGCCAGCTGACAGAGATTATCAGAGGGGCCATACCAATGAAGTACCAGAAGAAGTCTGGACATCCGGCTAAGCGGACGTTCCAGGCTATCCGCATTGAATTGAACCGGGAACTGGAGGTTCTAAGAGATACGCTGGACGACATGATCGAACTATTGAATCCGGGTGGAAGGCTATGCATTATCACGTTCCACTCGCTGGAAGACAGGATTGTAAAGAGCGCATTCAAGAAGAATGAGAATCCTTGCACCTGTCCGCCGGATTTTCCCGTGTGCGTATGCGGGAATGTATCAAAGGGGAGTATTGTTACTAGAAAGCCCATCCTTCCAAGCGAGGAAGAGATGGAGGCAAACAGCCGCTCAAAGAGCGCGAAGCTTCGCATCTTTGAGAGAAGATAA